The genomic interval ctcctttatttgattctcatcacaaaGTCTCTTACATAAAAGTGGTATTCTTCTCTAGAAATTGTTCTAGTGACTGGAATAAGGTGGTGGATTCTCCAAGCATACAACACTGTATTGCTCCCTGCTACATGTATTTTGCTTGCTGGTGTGTGTTGAAAATTCCAGCGAAAAATACTGAATAAAGATGATTTAGTTACTTAAAAAATGAAGATTAATTAATCCAAAGCAATTAAAATGTTGAGGAACTTCTTTGAGTTTTACTACACTTAATTTATTCAACATTATTATGTCCCAAACATCTAATTTCAGGTTGGAATGCGGGGTTGGAGATTAGTGTTTCACGTGCAAGAATCCTTATGTCTCTTGCATTTGCTTTTGTATCACATCAAACAAAAGCTCTTGGTTGTGACATGCCATGTTTAGTATCTAAATCATAACTAGATATGATGCATTTAGTGCTCACCATGTTCCACTACTTGTCCACTACTTGAGATTATCATATatctttttttaaatctttatttatttcactCTATCTTTTCCTTCCTAATAAGATCTGGATACCAAAATCCAGTTTTTAGTTCCCTATTTTATTAACTAGGATGATTGTTAGATGTGATCTTATATTCCTAAGGGAtctctttatttatattttatcaattgGGATAATTGTTAGTGATAACTATGTAGCATTTTCAAACAGCATAATTGATTAGAATATTATCAATGAGAAATAATTTTCAGAAAAATTGTGATAGTTTAGGAGGTTCTGTCATGGATGAGTCTGCATAATGCTTTCACCATTAGTCACAAGAAGGATTACTCTATTTCTAGGTCCATGAGGCTCCTACACGAAAGTTCATAACAATTGTTAAGGGATTGAACAGCTCTGTTCCATGGAATGATTATTTTTCTTGTTGAGGGATTGAACAGCTTTGTTCCATGTCCCTTATAGTTTAACAGTGTTCACTTAAGAAGGAAAAGTGACAGATCTCAACcatttatatatcaatatttaGATTCCTCACTTTACTTCCCAACTTAAACTCCTCATTTTAGATGGTTGAATCCATGAGGAACATGCAATTTAATCAACTGTGTTTTTTTGTTTAACTCAATATATTGTGTGCTTTAGTTTCCTAGActttaattaaaagttaaaacttGACATCTGATTAGGCAACCTTTTCTATGGTGCTGCTATCAAACTGTCAACTGTGGTGAGTTTATTGTGATCCACAACCCACCTTGGCTATTAATTACAAGAGACCCCACTATAGTTGTTTATGTTTCCCCTAGTTGTTAATTTTGTTCTTATCTGAATAATAGTATATTAAAGAACAAAATCCCTATTTATTTTGCATCTTgcagaatttattttatttggccTATGAAAATTTGTGTTTTCATTTCAGGTTCGTGTTTATGAGTATAACATTGAAGAAATACTCATTGGAGCTGATCGTTTAAAGGATCTTACTGTCTTGAAGGCATGATCTCCTTTTTACTTTCTGAATTTATTTCTTCTGTGAATCAATTGCCTGATTTCCATAAGCAATATACTTAACATCTCTGTTTCACTTTATAACATTTTGCTTCCAAGTTGGATAtccttttgttgttgttgtggttCCTAGTAATAGGTCAAGTCTTCTGTATGTTAGTTTctgttttacttttataataatcTATTCCATCAAAAGGATTAATTAATCATTCAAAGTCTAAAGGTTTGTCTTCTTCTTTGGTTCATTCATGTTACTTGTTCATTAAAATAATGGTGGCTTAAAGTTGCTTTCTTTGTTAATTAAAATAGTACTCATGACGTGTTTGTATGTATATGCAATCTATTGAGCCGCAAGACTGATGACTGTCTAAAtcacatatttttattaatctcTCATTTAGATAGTTAATAAAATTGTGCATGCATGTATCATACACATGACAAGATCTTAACAAATCTACAAATACAGCAATCATCGTCTCTAAAAGTTGGGCAGCAATGTTTGGCAATTGAAAATCCATTTGGTTTTGATCACACCCTCACAGCTGGGATTATAAGTGGACTTAACCGAGGCATCTTTCGTCAAACTGGGGTAACAATTGGTGGTGGTGTTCAAACTGATGCAGCAATAAATCCTGGGAACAGGTTACACTAGGATCCTTTCCGTATATGAGCTAGAATAATCCCCTTCCTTCAGCTTGGTGCAGTTCACTTGGTCAAATGTTTTTTTCATGATTGGTATTGAGTGTTAACTGGTTGTTTACATCAAATGCTGCATTTTTTACTTTTCCTATGATGCTTACAGTGGAGGTCCCCTTCTTGATTCGAAAGGAAGCTTAATTGGGATTAATACTGCAATATTTACTCAGACAGGCAAGTTATTTAACCATCACAATCAGAAGGAATTAGACCACGTTACTAAGCATTGTATGAAAATTATAGCTGAGAAAATCTTTTGGGTTCACTTGTCAAAAAAATTCTACCACTTTTTCCTTCTTTACATTGTTGATCCATTCACTTTACTTTGCATGGAGAAATGAATGTTTAAGCTGCAAGTTCTAGTTGCTCTTATTAGTTTTGCATGCTTCatgttttttcctttcttttcttgcTATTGCAGGAACATCGGCTGGTGTAGGATTTGCGATTCCATGTTCAACTGTATTGCAAATTATTCCATAGCTCATTCGGTTTGGAAAAGTAAGTGTTTcatgtatattatttttattaatatacatATACGGtcttaaatttgttaaaattggTGATATCTATGTTCTCTCATGGATTTTATTAATCCTTCCACTTTTTATTGAAGCAAACACACAAATTTTGTGGTTTCACAAGACTGTCCAATTAAAAAAACTGGTTTACAACCAGTTTATTACCAATATTTTGAGTTGAAAATCActttacaaattaaaactgattTCACACTATTGTGATATGGTATGCAATCTACTATATACATATATTCTATGCAGAAAAATGGATCGAAGATGGATGTATGAACGACTTGATCCTTCAAGGAGACTTAGTAAACAATTCATTATTGGAGTAAGTGAGTTTGTTTCAAAGGCAATGgatcaaactttttatactaTAGAAGGAAGGATAAGGTGTCCTTGCATAAAGTGTGTCTGTGAGAAAATTCTTCCACCATCACATGTGAGGGCTCATTTGCTACGATATGGTTTTAAACCTAAGTACACAGTTTGGGTTCAACATGGAGAAGAGATGTCAAGTGAGGACAATTTTGGTTATGCATCCAGTAGCCATGGAAGAACGAAACCTGTTGATAACATTGGTTCAATGACCAATATGGTGTATGATGCATACATGCAAGAAGCAGGCATAACAAGTCATTATGATCACATGGACAACGATGATGAATATGTAGAAGAGTCACCTAATGCAGAAGCCCAAAGGTTTTATGATATGTTAGTAGCTGCAAATGAACCCATTTATGATGGTGCCACTGAGTCAAAATTATCAGTAGCTATCAGACTACTAGCAGCTAGAACGAATTGGCATACACCTGAAAAATGTTTAGACCATTTCATAAAATTGTTAGTTGATGTAGCTCCCAAAGATAATTGCATACCAAAGAACTACTACGAAGCTAAAAAAATTGTGTCAAGTCTTGGATTGAAAGCCCAAAAAATTGATTGTTGTGAAGCTGGATGCATGTTATATTACAAGGATGACAACCATTTAACTGAATGCAAATTTTGTCATCTTCCTCGGTATTTTCCTCCTAAAGATGACAAGGGAAGATACAAACAAATTCCAAGGAAGAGAATGTTTTATTTGCCAATCATCCCAAGATTACAAAGACTGTATGCATCAGTAGAATCTGCTAAGCAAATGAGATGgcattttgaaaacaaaagagAAGATGGCATACTGCGACATCCATGTGATGGGGAAGCTTGGAAGCACTTTGATAAGATATATCTGAATGTTGTTGTTGACCCACGACATGTGAGACTTGGTTTATGTTCTGATGGGTTCACTCCTTATGTCCAAGCTTCAACATCCCCATATTCTTGTTGGCCTGTATTTCTTACTCCTTATAATTTGCCCCCTGAAGTGTGTATGACCAAACCATATATGTTTCTAACTTGTCTCATACCTGGCCCAAGTAACCCAACTAAAAAAATAGATGTGTACTTGCAACCTCTTATTGATGATCTTAACCAATTGTGGAATGAAGGTGTAATGACATATGACATCTCTACAAGAGAAAACTTTGTCATGCGAGCTTGCTTGATGTGGACAATCAATGATTTTCCAGCTTATGGCATGTTGTCAGGATGGGGGACTAAAGGGAAATTAGCATGTCCCCATTGTATGGAGGACACAAAAGCTTTTACATTACCACATGGTGGTAAAAGTAGTTGGTTTGACTGTCACCGTCGATTCTTGCCTACCGATCATCCATTTAGGAGAAGCAAGAGGAGATTTACGAAAAACAGGATTGAGTTGGATGGGCCTCCTAATTTCCTAAATGGAGAGCAATTGTGGGAATTTATTCGAGACTTTCCAAAGGTGACTGATGGTCCATTTGATACCTTATTAGGGTATGGACAATATCATAATTCGACAAAAAGATCAATCTTTTGGGATCTGCCATATTGGAAACACAATTTGCTAAGACACAATCTTGATGTCATGCACattgaaaaaaacttttttgATAATGTCTTCAATACTGTGATGGATGTCAAGGATAAAACAAAGGACAATCACAAGGCAAGAATGGATGTTGCTGAATTTTGTGGATGTGGTGACTTGGAATTGGTTCAGTTACGAAATGGGAAGTTAGGAAAGCCAAAGGCAAACTACACTTTCACAAAAAAAGAtgcaaaatcaatttataaatggATTACAGAATTAAAAATGCCTGATGGATATGCCTCTAACATTGCCACGTGTGCAAACATTGATAAAGGGAGTATGCATAGTATGAAAAGTCATGATTGTCATGTCTTCATGGAGTGTTTACTACCAATTGCATTTCGTTCATTACCAGAATTTGTTTGGAATGTGATAGCTGAAATAAGTCGATTTTTCAGAGATTTATGTTGTAACTCTTTGAGGATAGATGATTTAATTCAAATGAAAGCgaatatttctattattatatgtaaattGGAAAGAATCTTCCCACCAGGTTTCTTTGATTCAATGGAACACCTGGTTATTCATCTTCCTACTGAGGCAATACTCGGTGGTCCTGTCCAATATAGATGGATGTATCCATTTGAAAGGTAATCACCCAATCCTCAGTTTTATTGTTCATAATTATTGTTCAATACTTAAAACTTGACATATGGTGTAGGTTGATGAGAGATGCAAAACGATCAGTGGCTAATTTAGCAAGGGTAGAAAGTTCAATATGTGCATTCTACTTACACCgtgaaataacttatttttgttCTCATTATTTCCAACATGTAAGCTTGTTGTCAAATACAAGTTTGAGAAATGATCCTCGGACTAGTTCAAATGAGGGAGTTGAATCAACATTGTCCGTTCTCAACAAATGTGGTCGTCCTAGTGGATCATGCAAAGAATATTGGctaaatgatgatgaatatcGTCCTGCCCATGTACATATCCTCATCAATTGCAATGAAGTTAAACCAATACTTGAGTAagttaacaacaacaaaatttgtaTTGGTTACGTTTAAATTGCAGTTTATGACTGATTA from Phaseolus vulgaris cultivar G19833 chromosome 1, P. vulgaris v2.0, whole genome shotgun sequence carries:
- the LOC137815489 gene encoding uncharacterized protein; protein product: MDRRWMYERLDPSRRLSKQFIIGVSEFVSKAMDQTFYTIEGRIRCPCIKCVCEKILPPSHVRAHLLRYGFKPKYTVWVQHGEEMSSEDNFGYASSSHGRTKPVDNIGSMTNMVYDAYMQEAGITSHYDHMDNDDEYVEESPNAEAQRFYDMLVAANEPIYDGATESKLSVAIRLLAARTNWHTPEKCLDHFIKLLVDVAPKDNCIPKNYYEAKKIVSSLGLKAQKIDCCEAGCMLYYKDDNHLTECKFCHLPRYFPPKDDKGRYKQIPRKRMFYLPIIPRLQRLYASVESAKQMRWHFENKREDGILRHPCDGEAWKHFDKIYLNVVVDPRHVRLGLCSDGFTPYVQASTSPYSCWPVFLTPYNLPPEVCMTKPYMFLTCLIPGPSNPTKKIDVYLQPLIDDLNQLWNEGVMTYDISTRENFVMRACLMWTINDFPAYGMLSGWGTKGKLACPHCMEDTKAFTLPHGGKSSWFDCHRRFLPTDHPFRRSKRRFTKNRIELDGPPNFLNGEQLWEFIRDFPKVTDGPFDTLLGYGQYHNSTKRSIFWDLPYWKHNLLRHNLDVMHIEKNFFDNVFNTVMDVKDKTKDNHKARMDVAEFCGCGDLELVQLRNGKLGKPKANYTFTKKDAKSIYKWITELKMPDGYASNIATCANIDKGSMHSMKSHDCHVFMECLLPIAFRSLPEFVWNVIAEISRFFRDLCCNSLRIDDLIQMKANISIIICKLERIFPPGFFDSMEHLVIHLPTEAILGGPVQYRWMYPFERLMRDAKRSVANLARVESSICAFYLHREITYFCSHYFQHVSLLSNTSLRNDPRTSSNEGVESTLSVLNKCGRPSGSCKEYWLNDDEYRPAHVHILINCNEVKPILELFLQVNDNNEEGSMNIHRHFPEWFKNYVYDERNRVIDPNMKALAWGPNSSTTSWNMYFVNGYKFHTKSWSEGKKTTNCGVHVKGVTEGGQDDFFGVIKHIYELEYLGLSKKIPLFFCDWFDPTNNRGTKVHSEYNIVEIKMSGRYIPYDPFILPQKVRQVYYVPYPKICRNLRGWSVAITTKPRGHVEVDNIQDDLPYQFDEMPNVLPISRIEEVEGLADTLIVELVNDDVMETVCDDEDEDEINESSQDDEEHDDNDMDNWDFE